A portion of the Mesobacillus sp. AQ2 genome contains these proteins:
- the mnmH gene encoding tRNA 2-selenouridine(34) synthase MnmH, which yields MKDISVQELISSSKYIPVDVRAPIEHKESAIPGSVNIPLFTDDERQEIGTLYKKSGEEAAKWRAMEIVSPKLPRLLGEIKELKKTGAEPIIHCWRGGMRSRSVASFLEYAGIPSYRLEGGYRAYREYILERIPEILPQKAVVLHGMTGTGKTDLLKALQEKGYPVVDLEQMANHRGSIFGMIGMGEAHNQKTFDALLFDRLNEIKGANYFIIEAESKRIGRAAQPDEMIAKKSEGIHFLVKSSIPKRVQRIYDEYVHPFKEEAWFEEEVKEKVTKLLRRISQDAATSLQVALKEKNYLDLIEILLIHYYDPRYGHALQEYSGPFHEIDADAPDVLEQLEKKITHAITNSNSGLKI from the coding sequence ATGAAAGACATATCTGTACAAGAATTAATCAGCTCAAGTAAATATATCCCTGTTGATGTTAGAGCGCCAATTGAGCATAAGGAATCAGCGATACCCGGTTCTGTGAATATACCGTTGTTTACCGATGACGAAAGACAGGAAATTGGCACTCTATACAAAAAATCAGGAGAGGAAGCAGCTAAATGGCGGGCGATGGAAATTGTATCCCCGAAGCTGCCACGTCTTCTTGGTGAAATAAAAGAACTGAAAAAGACCGGTGCTGAGCCTATCATTCATTGCTGGAGAGGCGGGATGAGAAGCCGGTCCGTTGCTTCGTTCCTCGAATATGCAGGAATACCATCCTATCGGCTTGAGGGCGGATATCGCGCCTACCGGGAGTATATTTTGGAAAGAATCCCCGAAATATTACCTCAAAAGGCAGTTGTTTTGCACGGGATGACAGGGACAGGAAAGACAGATCTTTTGAAAGCTTTGCAGGAAAAAGGCTATCCTGTTGTCGATCTTGAACAAATGGCCAACCATAGGGGATCGATTTTTGGAATGATTGGGATGGGTGAAGCCCACAACCAAAAAACCTTCGATGCACTGCTATTTGATCGACTGAATGAAATAAAAGGAGCGAATTACTTTATCATTGAGGCAGAAAGCAAGAGAATTGGACGGGCTGCCCAACCTGATGAAATGATTGCCAAAAAGTCCGAGGGGATTCATTTCCTTGTCAAAAGTTCAATTCCCAAGAGGGTTCAGCGTATATATGATGAGTATGTACATCCTTTTAAAGAAGAAGCCTGGTTTGAAGAAGAAGTAAAAGAAAAAGTCACCAAGCTTCTTAGGCGGATTTCCCAGGATGCGGCAACATCACTTCAAGTTGCCTTGAAAGAAAAAAATTATCTGGATCTGATTGAAATCCTGTTAATTCATTATTATGACCCACGTTATGGACATGCACTTCAGGAGTATTCAGGTCCCTTTCATGAAATCGATGCTGATGCGCCTGATGTATTGGAGCAACTTGAGAAAAAAATCACACACGCTATTACTAATTCCAATAGTGGTTTAAAAATTTGA
- a CDS encoding class I SAM-dependent methyltransferase, with translation MIDSIAKQFEKPKGVLGKLAGTVMYFENRKINKWSIRKLHVEKNDRILEIGYGPGYGIKTLMSSYGSILVDGIDLSDKMRDEATRRNKAWIETGKVHLTTGDVADYQPDHCYSKIISVNNYPLWEKPLISLKRLYKLLESRGRIVLTVQPREEGSTDDTAKQLGEQMKEDLLSTGFANPEISFLKVRPVLTVCVTAEKK, from the coding sequence ATGATTGATTCAATTGCAAAGCAATTTGAGAAGCCTAAAGGAGTCCTTGGAAAACTCGCAGGGACTGTCATGTATTTTGAAAACAGAAAAATAAATAAGTGGAGTATCAGGAAGCTTCATGTCGAAAAAAATGACCGTATTCTCGAGATTGGATACGGACCTGGATATGGAATTAAGACATTGATGTCAAGCTACGGATCCATTTTAGTGGATGGAATTGACTTATCGGATAAGATGAGGGATGAAGCCACAAGGAGAAATAAAGCATGGATTGAAACTGGTAAAGTCCACCTTACCACCGGTGATGTAGCCGATTACCAACCGGATCATTGTTACAGTAAAATAATCTCTGTCAATAACTATCCCCTGTGGGAAAAACCGTTAATTTCGTTGAAGAGATTATATAAATTACTCGAAAGCCGAGGAAGGATCGTCCTCACTGTCCAGCCGCGTGAAGAAGGATCCACCGACGATACAGCAAAACAACTAGGTGAACAAATGAAAGAAGATTTACTTAGCACTGGTTTCGCAAATCCGGAAATCTCTTTTTTAAAAGTGAGACCTGTGTTGACAGTATGCGTCACGGCAGAAAAAAAGTAA
- the trpA gene encoding tryptophan synthase subunit alpha, giving the protein MERIEKALTEKRKKVFVPYIMAGDGGLEALKERLLFLQDSGADAIEIGIPFSDPVADGPTIQKAGIRALARGITVKKVLKDIKSYKTEIKIPLILMTYANPVVAYGIEAFAVDAANAGISGCIIPDLPLEEEELVLAPFKQNDISLIRLVTLTTPKERIKKIAESAAGFIYAVTVTGITGSRNKFSEDLAEFLSFVKSESPVPVLAGFGVSTEEQVEEVCRHCDGVIVGSKIIDLFEQNDLEKIRNLVLSAEKISV; this is encoded by the coding sequence ATGGAAAGGATCGAAAAAGCCCTGACTGAAAAAAGAAAAAAGGTTTTCGTACCTTATATAATGGCAGGAGACGGAGGATTGGAAGCACTCAAGGAGAGATTGCTCTTCCTTCAGGACTCCGGAGCAGACGCGATTGAAATCGGCATTCCATTTTCCGATCCCGTTGCTGATGGTCCAACCATACAAAAAGCTGGCATCCGGGCGCTTGCTCGGGGTATCACTGTTAAAAAGGTGCTGAAAGATATTAAATCATATAAAACGGAGATCAAAATACCATTGATATTAATGACCTATGCAAATCCAGTAGTAGCGTACGGAATCGAAGCTTTTGCGGTTGATGCTGCAAATGCCGGGATTTCTGGCTGCATCATTCCGGATCTCCCGCTTGAGGAAGAAGAGTTGGTCCTTGCCCCTTTTAAACAGAATGATATATCCCTGATCAGGCTGGTCACTTTAACGACGCCAAAGGAAAGAATAAAGAAGATTGCTGAAAGTGCGGCAGGGTTCATCTATGCTGTAACAGTTACTGGAATCACAGGGTCACGAAACAAGTTCAGTGAAGATCTTGCTGAATTCTTGTCCTTTGTTAAAAGTGAGAGCCCCGTCCCAGTTTTAGCCGGATTCGGTGTCTCAACTGAAGAACAAGTCGAGGAAGTTTGCAGGCACTGTGATGGCGTGATTGTAGGCAGTAAGATCATTGATTTATTTGAACAAAATGATTTGGAAAAAATTAGGAATTTAGTTCTTTCTGCTGAAAAAATTAGTGTTTGA
- the trpB gene encoding tryptophan synthase subunit beta gives MSTNTYNLPDEKGHFGNYGGRFVPETLMEAVLELEKEYNRALVDKDFQEELQKLMKDYVGRETPLYLAGNLTEHAGGAKIHLKREDLNHTGAHKINNTVGQALLAVRMGKRKIVAETGAGQHGVATATVCALLNLECVIFMGKEDIRRQQLNVFRMELLGAKVVSVDAGSGTLKDAVNEALRYWVTNVRDTHYILGSVMGPHPFPKMVRDFQSVIGRETKQQFVEKEGKLPDALVACIGGGSNSIGLFYPFIEDESVSIYGVEAAGMGLATDKHAASLTKGKPGVLHGAMMYLLQDDDGQIQEAHSISAGLDYPGIGPEHSHLHDINRVNYESVTDEEALEAFQLLSKLEGIIPALESAHAIAYAVKLAAGMSKDENIVVCLSGRGDKDVQTIKDLMGGME, from the coding sequence ATGTCAACTAATACTTATAATTTGCCGGATGAAAAAGGACATTTTGGGAATTATGGCGGAAGGTTCGTTCCAGAAACACTGATGGAGGCTGTACTGGAATTGGAGAAAGAATATAACCGTGCATTGGTGGATAAGGATTTTCAAGAAGAACTGCAAAAGTTAATGAAGGATTATGTAGGGAGGGAAACACCCTTATACCTGGCAGGCAATCTCACCGAGCATGCCGGCGGGGCCAAAATTCATCTAAAGCGTGAGGACCTGAATCATACAGGAGCCCACAAAATAAACAATACAGTCGGTCAGGCCCTGCTTGCGGTCAGGATGGGCAAGCGAAAGATCGTCGCCGAGACCGGAGCAGGACAGCACGGGGTTGCCACAGCCACAGTCTGTGCCTTGCTGAATCTGGAATGTGTCATCTTCATGGGAAAAGAGGATATCAGGCGCCAGCAATTAAATGTCTTCAGAATGGAACTGCTTGGGGCAAAAGTGGTCAGTGTCGATGCCGGGAGCGGAACGCTGAAGGATGCAGTCAATGAAGCACTGAGATACTGGGTGACAAACGTCAGAGACACCCATTATATTCTGGGATCCGTGATGGGGCCACATCCGTTTCCTAAAATGGTCCGCGATTTTCAAAGTGTGATCGGCAGGGAAACGAAGCAGCAGTTTGTCGAAAAAGAAGGTAAGCTGCCTGATGCCCTTGTTGCCTGCATTGGCGGAGGCAGCAACTCAATTGGCCTGTTTTATCCGTTCATTGAAGATGAAAGCGTATCGATCTACGGGGTTGAAGCGGCAGGAATGGGGTTGGCAACTGACAAGCATGCAGCATCATTAACAAAAGGGAAGCCAGGAGTCCTGCATGGTGCAATGATGTACCTTCTTCAGGATGATGACGGGCAGATACAAGAGGCTCACTCGATCTCAGCTGGCCTGGATTATCCTGGTATTGGACCGGAGCATAGTCATCTTCATGATATCAACAGAGTCAATTACGAATCCGTTACAGACGAAGAAGCGCTGGAAGCCTTCCAGCTTCTGTCAAAGCTTGAAGGCATTATCCCGGCACTTGAAAGCGCGCATGCGATCGCGTATGCGGTCAAGCTCGCTGCCGGAATGAGCAAAGATGAAAACATCGTTGTTTGCTTATCTGGACGTGGTGATAAAGATGTACAGACGATTAAAGATCTAATGGGAGGAATGGAGTAA
- a CDS encoding phosphoribosylanthranilate isomerase, whose amino-acid sequence MKVKICGIRTVEAALHAVECGTDALGFVFARSKRQTTALEAKKIIETIPEHVWKVGVFVNEDAGEIERIAEFVGLTHIQLHGDEVPADYQSIGLPIIKAVSVKSLEDLERIDALEADYILLDSPPTEYRGGNGSSFEWNLVKAIGKSMKNIILAGGLDPGNISKAISKVNPMMVDVSSGVETNGEKDFAKIQEFINNAKNAGEEEKYVN is encoded by the coding sequence ATGAAAGTTAAGATATGCGGAATAAGAACGGTGGAAGCAGCACTGCACGCGGTTGAATGCGGAACTGACGCTCTTGGTTTTGTTTTTGCAAGGAGCAAAAGACAAACTACGGCTTTAGAGGCAAAAAAGATTATTGAAACTATACCGGAACATGTCTGGAAGGTAGGAGTATTTGTCAACGAGGATGCTGGAGAAATAGAGCGAATTGCTGAGTTTGTAGGACTCACCCATATACAGCTTCACGGAGATGAAGTTCCAGCTGACTATCAGTCAATTGGGCTGCCAATAATTAAGGCTGTCTCCGTTAAATCATTGGAAGACCTTGAGAGAATTGATGCACTCGAAGCTGACTATATCCTTCTTGACAGTCCTCCAACGGAATATCGAGGAGGAAACGGCTCGAGTTTTGAGTGGAATCTGGTTAAAGCAATCGGCAAGTCAATGAAGAATATAATTTTAGCGGGTGGATTGGACCCTGGGAATATCAGCAAAGCGATCTCAAAGGTCAATCCCATGATGGTTGATGTCAGCAGCGGTGTTGAAACAAACGGGGAAAAGGACTTTGCAAAGATACAAGAATTTATAAATAACGCAAAAAATGCGGGGGAGGAAGAGAAGTATGTCAACTAA
- the trpC gene encoding indole-3-glycerol phosphate synthase TrpC has protein sequence MGTILDSIIERKRVEVEELKNAEMDIKESSLPPRSLIKVLREAKNIAIISEFKRASPSKGDINLSLDPARQAKLYARAGASAISVLTDEKGFKGSFSDLRKVREAVDLPILCKDFIVDKIQIDLARFAGADVILLIASALSLEELTELYKYASEQGLECLVEIHDEKDLEKAINIKAQVIGINNRDLKTFEVYHENTEKLGPLVKKAGALLISESGMKTRGDIVRAAAAGANGVLVGETFMTSADLKETFTKFTVPVVRNYHES, from the coding sequence ATGGGAACAATACTTGATTCAATCATAGAACGAAAAAGAGTGGAAGTAGAAGAGTTGAAGAACGCTGAAATGGATATTAAGGAATCATCATTGCCGCCTAGGTCCTTAATCAAGGTTTTAAGGGAAGCCAAAAATATTGCCATTATTTCTGAATTTAAGAGAGCGTCACCCTCCAAAGGAGACATCAATCTTTCATTGGATCCTGCCCGGCAAGCTAAACTTTATGCCCGGGCTGGTGCATCTGCTATATCGGTGTTAACAGATGAAAAAGGTTTTAAGGGATCTTTCAGCGACTTGAGAAAAGTAAGGGAAGCAGTGGACCTGCCAATTCTTTGTAAAGATTTTATCGTTGATAAAATTCAAATAGATCTGGCCCGTTTCGCAGGAGCAGATGTCATTTTGCTTATCGCCTCAGCATTATCCCTTGAAGAGCTTACAGAGCTATACAAATATGCCTCTGAACAAGGATTGGAGTGCCTTGTTGAGATCCATGACGAAAAAGACCTGGAAAAGGCTATTAATATAAAAGCTCAAGTCATCGGAATCAACAATCGTGATTTAAAAACATTCGAGGTCTATCATGAAAATACCGAGAAGCTTGGACCGCTTGTTAAAAAAGCAGGAGCATTGCTGATCAGTGAAAGCGGCATGAAAACTAGGGGCGATATCGTCCGTGCAGCAGCGGCTGGTGCAAACGGAGTACTCGTTGGGGAGACATTCATGACTTCAGCCGATCTTAAGGAAACCTTCACTAAATTCACTGTTCCAGTCGTGAGGAATTATCATGAAAGTTAA
- the trpD gene encoding anthranilate phosphoribosyltransferase, with translation MKHYLEKLVEGKSLLEHEMEEAVRGIFTQDTTDSEIASFLTGLKSKGETAEEVSGLVKAIRTHALNFTKKIPNVLDNCGTGGDGSKSFNISTTSAFVIAGAGITVAKHGNRSVSSKTGSADVLEALGVSLDFSPEATEEILEQNGIAFLFAPHVHPKLKQIMKVRRDLKIPTIFNLIGPLTNPVHLDYQLLGIYRRDMLDKFAHVLSNLNRKRAIVINGAGGMDEASLAGENELVIVSEGEIDRFKLQPEEVNLPVYDNSRIRGGDARDNAEILLQVLKSKEGAHRDTVLLNAGLGIYTAGKAETILDGVNLAAESIDSGKALAKLENLISISNRNKKAVG, from the coding sequence ATGAAACATTATCTTGAAAAGCTGGTCGAAGGAAAATCGCTTTTGGAACATGAAATGGAGGAAGCTGTCCGGGGAATTTTCACACAGGACACGACTGACTCTGAGATTGCTTCTTTTTTAACCGGCCTTAAATCCAAAGGTGAAACAGCAGAGGAGGTTTCGGGATTAGTTAAAGCAATCAGGACTCATGCCCTGAATTTTACAAAGAAAATACCGAATGTTCTTGATAATTGCGGAACAGGAGGGGATGGATCCAAAAGCTTCAACATCAGCACTACTTCGGCATTCGTTATTGCCGGAGCTGGAATAACAGTAGCAAAGCATGGGAACAGAAGCGTTTCGAGCAAGACTGGAAGCGCAGATGTGTTGGAGGCTCTTGGTGTCAGCCTTGACTTCTCTCCAGAAGCAACAGAAGAAATCCTTGAACAGAATGGAATTGCCTTCCTTTTTGCACCACACGTCCATCCAAAATTGAAACAAATCATGAAGGTAAGAAGGGATCTGAAAATCCCGACGATCTTTAATTTAATTGGGCCATTGACGAATCCAGTACATCTTGATTACCAACTGCTTGGAATTTATCGCAGGGATATGCTCGATAAGTTTGCCCATGTGCTATCTAATCTCAACAGGAAACGGGCCATTGTCATTAATGGAGCTGGAGGAATGGATGAAGCATCTCTTGCTGGTGAAAACGAATTGGTCATCGTTTCAGAAGGAGAAATCGATCGTTTCAAACTCCAGCCTGAAGAAGTGAATTTGCCAGTATATGATAACAGCAGGATCAGGGGTGGTGATGCACGGGATAATGCGGAAATCCTGCTGCAGGTTCTTAAAAGTAAAGAAGGGGCACATCGGGATACCGTGCTGTTGAACGCGGGCCTCGGAATTTATACAGCCGGGAAGGCGGAAACGATACTGGACGGAGTGAACCTTGCGGCTGAAAGCATCGATTCAGGCAAGGCACTGGCCAAACTGGAGAATTTAATCAGCATCAGCAATCGAAACAAAAAGGCGGTAGGTTGA
- a CDS encoding aminodeoxychorismate/anthranilate synthase component II, translated as MILLIDNYDSFTYNLYQYLSELGAEVRTVRNDKITVQEIARMEPEAIVLSPGPGRPEQAGICVEAVKQLASDIPILGICLGHQAIAHAFGSSIIKAKKIRHGKESTLRHNGTSLMKDLEEHPDVMRYHSLVIDPLTLNQVFEVLAQAADDDEIMAIKHKDYHLYGLQFHPESIGTKSGMQILANFLSEIRKEILTYETLS; from the coding sequence ATGATACTACTGATTGATAATTACGATTCATTTACCTATAACCTTTACCAGTATCTCAGTGAACTTGGGGCTGAAGTGAGAACGGTCCGGAACGATAAAATTACGGTTCAGGAAATCGCACGAATGGAACCGGAAGCCATCGTCCTATCTCCTGGCCCGGGCAGGCCGGAACAAGCAGGGATTTGCGTTGAAGCTGTTAAACAACTGGCGTCAGACATCCCGATCCTGGGAATATGTCTTGGCCATCAGGCAATCGCACATGCATTTGGCAGTTCAATAATCAAGGCGAAAAAAATCAGACATGGAAAGGAATCCACGCTCCGCCATAACGGAACTTCACTCATGAAGGATCTGGAGGAGCATCCAGACGTAATGAGATATCACTCTTTAGTGATCGATCCCCTGACCCTGAATCAGGTTTTTGAGGTGCTTGCCCAAGCAGCTGATGACGATGAAATCATGGCAATCAAGCATAAAGATTATCATTTATACGGACTTCAATTCCATCCAGAATCAATCGGAACAAAGAGTGGAATGCAGATTTTAGCCAATTTTCTTAGCGAAATCAGAAAGGAGATTTTAACTTATGAAACATTATCTTGA
- the trpE gene encoding anthranilate synthase component I, with amino-acid sequence MKVDTPDVYIEEIEGDTLTPISVYQMISGTKKFLLESSHKHHDSGRFSFIGCDPVYELLNEKGETYLVREGCMEQAAGSFSKVLKELLPQIKPEHDIPFIGGGVGFVSYDFIREFEEIGPLKEDPLAMPEAHLMFFNEVIVFDHLKQKINLIGIPFPGYSNEDLSEKIKSRKKELDSPVTKQPVNPFSLSEFKSSQEREEFEESVRKAKILIEEGEIFQVVLSRRLTATAKGDPFSFYRKLRIDNPSPYMYFIDFENYIVAGTSPESLVKYRDGTMVTNPIAGTRPRGISADEDVKLELELKQDEKELAEHKMLVDLSRNDLGKICEIGSVKIDKFLAVERYQFVMHLVSEVSGRLLAGAHPIDGLAACLPAGTVSGAPKIRAMQIINDLEAEKRGVYSGAVGYFSACGSMDFALAIRTLVIKDGKGYLQAGAGIVYDSDPAKEFDETNHKLKALMEAANDTTD; translated from the coding sequence ATGAAAGTAGACACACCTGATGTTTATATTGAGGAAATTGAGGGAGATACATTAACCCCTATATCCGTGTATCAAATGATTTCCGGTACGAAAAAATTCCTTCTCGAAAGTTCCCATAAACATCATGATTCCGGCCGTTTTTCTTTTATTGGCTGTGATCCCGTTTATGAACTTTTAAATGAAAAGGGCGAGACCTATTTGGTGAGAGAGGGGTGCATGGAGCAAGCAGCAGGTTCATTTTCGAAGGTGCTGAAAGAGTTGCTTCCTCAAATAAAACCTGAACATGATATTCCTTTCATAGGGGGCGGAGTCGGTTTTGTAAGCTATGATTTCATTCGCGAGTTTGAAGAAATTGGTCCTCTTAAGGAAGACCCTCTCGCAATGCCAGAAGCGCACTTAATGTTCTTCAATGAAGTCATCGTATTTGATCACCTTAAACAAAAAATCAACCTGATCGGCATTCCCTTTCCGGGATATAGCAATGAGGATCTTTCTGAAAAAATAAAGAGTCGTAAAAAGGAACTTGATTCGCCAGTTACAAAACAGCCTGTCAATCCATTTTCACTATCAGAGTTTAAATCATCGCAAGAAAGAGAGGAATTTGAAGAATCAGTCAGGAAAGCAAAGATTTTGATTGAAGAAGGAGAGATTTTTCAGGTTGTGTTATCAAGAAGGCTTACGGCAACCGCAAAAGGAGATCCATTTTCATTTTACAGAAAACTGCGGATTGATAATCCCTCCCCTTATATGTACTTCATTGACTTTGAAAACTATATTGTAGCTGGTACATCACCCGAAAGCCTGGTGAAATACCGGGATGGAACGATGGTTACCAACCCAATTGCGGGAACCAGGCCGAGGGGAATTTCCGCTGATGAAGATGTAAAACTTGAATTGGAATTGAAACAGGATGAAAAGGAATTAGCAGAACACAAAATGCTCGTCGATCTTTCGAGGAATGATTTAGGCAAGATATGTGAAATCGGCAGTGTCAAAATTGATAAATTCCTGGCTGTTGAGAGGTACCAGTTTGTTATGCATCTAGTATCAGAGGTGAGCGGGAGACTCTTGGCAGGTGCACACCCGATTGACGGATTGGCGGCATGCCTGCCTGCAGGAACAGTGTCAGGAGCTCCGAAAATTCGGGCGATGCAAATCATCAACGATCTTGAGGCTGAAAAAAGAGGCGTTTATTCCGGTGCAGTCGGTTACTTCTCTGCTTGTGGAAGCATGGATTTTGCGCTCGCAATCAGAACATTGGTTATCAAGGATGGCAAAGGTTATCTTCAGGCGGGTGCTGGAATTGTATATGATTCTGATCCAGCAAAAGAGTTCGATGAAACGAACCATAAATTAAAAGCGTTGATGGAGGCGGCCAATGATACTACTGATTGA
- a CDS encoding MOSC domain-containing protein: MAKILYLNVGKPELKNWKGREEQSAISKKSVKQAYLTKNSFEGDGVAATEYHGGPDRAVCFYPFEHYQKWSDEFNKNIEAPTFGENISALGMNEDMVYIGDIYRLGETKIQVTQGRIPCSKISKNNDLDLLLKRVVQTGYTGYFFRVLEEGIVNEDAEIVLLERKQEDFSILMANEILFHRRNDMKAIESLIGTEGLAEAWKEELNKLLIQKN; the protein is encoded by the coding sequence ATGGCGAAGATCCTGTATTTAAATGTAGGGAAGCCAGAACTGAAGAACTGGAAGGGAAGGGAAGAACAATCTGCAATCTCGAAAAAGAGTGTGAAACAAGCCTATCTTACAAAGAATTCGTTCGAGGGTGATGGTGTAGCTGCAACAGAGTATCATGGTGGGCCTGACAGAGCGGTATGCTTTTACCCTTTCGAACATTATCAAAAATGGTCAGATGAATTCAATAAAAATATAGAAGCACCCACTTTTGGTGAAAATATTTCCGCATTAGGAATGAATGAGGATATGGTATACATAGGAGATATCTACCGATTGGGGGAAACGAAAATACAGGTGACGCAGGGCAGAATCCCATGTTCAAAAATTTCCAAAAATAATGATCTTGATCTGTTATTGAAAAGAGTAGTCCAGACTGGTTATACAGGTTATTTTTTCAGGGTGCTGGAGGAAGGTATCGTCAATGAAGATGCTGAAATCGTTTTACTGGAGCGGAAACAAGAGGATTTTTCCATTCTGATGGCCAATGAGATTCTTTTTCATCGCAGGAATGATATGAAAGCAATTGAATCACTCATAGGTACGGAAGGACTGGCAGAGGCCTGGAAAGAAGAACTAAATAAACTTTTAATCCAGAAAAATTAA
- a CDS encoding MFS transporter: MNHIENLFPKSGSLSGKKDKDTNDDPVKNQKWAIVSIASIPLVMTLGNSMLIPVLPVIEKRMGISAFQSSLIITVYSIVAIFLIPIAGYLSDHIGRKKVIIPSLIITGIGGIISGWASWQMTDGYWIVLIGRALQGVGAAGAFPIVLPLVGDMFKSDDEVSGVLGEIETANTLGKVLSPVLGSFLAGFIWFIPFFSIPVFCAISIILMIFLVKSPKKKNKPLPFKDFIKKVKLIFTENGRWLYAIFFIGTIVMFVLFGVLFYLSDILENKYGIKDLKKGLLLALPLGALCLSSFITGKIIKKNMVLMKWITFTSLLILGIAVILLSFSKELWFLISMFLFAGIGIGASLPPLDALITESIEKEERGTITSIYSSMRFIGVAAGPPIIALMMKNSNKLIFITLASLSIAAALATFLAIKPDKKA; the protein is encoded by the coding sequence ATGAATCATATTGAGAACTTGTTTCCAAAATCCGGGAGTCTTTCGGGTAAGAAAGATAAGGATACCAATGATGATCCTGTCAAAAATCAAAAATGGGCGATCGTATCGATTGCATCCATACCACTTGTGATGACTCTTGGCAATTCAATGCTGATTCCTGTATTGCCTGTTATTGAAAAGCGAATGGGCATTTCTGCATTCCAATCAAGCCTGATCATTACTGTCTATTCAATAGTGGCAATCTTTTTAATCCCAATTGCCGGGTATTTATCTGACCATATCGGCCGAAAAAAAGTCATCATTCCGAGCCTGATCATTACTGGTATCGGGGGAATCATCTCGGGATGGGCCTCATGGCAAATGACCGACGGATATTGGATTGTTTTAATCGGCAGGGCTCTGCAGGGTGTGGGAGCAGCTGGAGCCTTCCCCATCGTATTGCCACTTGTCGGGGATATGTTCAAAAGCGATGATGAAGTCAGTGGTGTGCTTGGGGAAATTGAAACAGCCAATACACTTGGGAAGGTCCTTAGCCCAGTGCTGGGTTCATTCCTGGCAGGTTTCATATGGTTTATTCCTTTTTTCTCAATCCCGGTCTTCTGTGCAATTTCAATTATATTGATGATCTTTCTCGTTAAAAGTCCCAAAAAGAAGAATAAACCATTGCCTTTTAAGGATTTCATCAAAAAAGTAAAACTGATTTTTACTGAGAATGGACGTTGGCTGTATGCCATCTTTTTTATTGGTACAATTGTTATGTTTGTGCTTTTTGGAGTATTGTTTTACCTTTCCGATATCCTTGAGAACAAGTATGGAATAAAGGATCTTAAGAAAGGGCTATTGCTTGCTTTGCCATTAGGGGCACTTTGCCTTTCATCTTTTATTACAGGTAAAATCATTAAGAAAAATATGGTGCTGATGAAATGGATAACTTTTACCAGTTTGTTGATCCTTGGGATCGCAGTTATCCTGCTGAGCTTTTCTAAAGAATTGTGGTTTCTAATATCGATGTTCCTTTTTGCCGGGATTGGAATCGGTGCAAGCCTTCCTCCTCTTGATGCGCTAATCACTGAAAGTATCGAGAAGGAAGAAAGGGGCACGATTACCTCAATTTATAGTTCGATGAGGTTTATTGGCGTCGCAGCAGGACCTCCCATCATCGCTTTGATGATGAAGAATTCGAACAAACTCATTTTCATCACACTTGCATCATTAAGTATAGCAGCAGCTCTTGCCACTTTTCTGGCAATCAAACCGGATAAAAAGGCATAG